Below is a window of Caldichromatium japonicum DNA.
AATGACAATCATCAATTCAGTAAACCAATCGGATATTGGTTGCGCTCCCCTGTATCCTTCAGCCTTTTCCCAGACCTCTTCCCGCAGGTACCCCCTTGTACGCCATCCTCTCGGTCACCGCCCCGATCTTTATCTTGATCGCCCTTGCATTCGTCGCCGTGCACGCTCGCTGGATACCGCGCGAGGGGGCCCTGGCGCTCGGGCGCTATGCCCTGCTCTTTGCCTTACCGGCCCTGTTGTTCAATACCCTATCCAAGCGCCCGCTTGCCGAGCTGGTGGTCATGGATTTCCTGACCGTCTATGCAGGGACCTCGCTGCTCGTCTATGGCCTGGGGATCCTGATCGCCTCCTTGATCCGCCGCAGCGCCCCAGCCGCCAATGCCTTTTATGGTCTGGGGGTGTCGATGTCGAACAGCAGCTACATCGGCTATCCGCTAGTGGCACAGCTCTTGGGGGAACCGGCCCTGGTCGCGGTGGTCATGGCGATCCTGACCGAGGTGTTGTTGATCCTGCCCATCACCCTGATCCTCGCCGAATTCGCCCAGGCGCGCGCCCAGGGTGGCCCTTGGCGCACCCTGGGCAAGGTCTTGTGGACAGTGGGCATGAACCCGATCGTGCTCGCGATCGGCGCCGGTATCCTGTTTGCGGCGTTCGATTGGCGCCTGCCCATCGCACTTGGGCGTACCCTCGATATGCTGGCCGGATCGGCCGCAGTGGTCGCGCTCTTTGCCATCGGCGGCGGGCTTGCCAGCCAGCGGGTCCAAGGCTCGGTTGGGCCGGCGCTTGCGGTCGCTGCCGGCAAGCTGATCGGCCACCCGCTGGTGGCCTTGGGGATGCTGAGCCTGGTCCCGCAGCTAGATCCAGTACTCAGACAGGCGGCCCTGATCCTCGCCGGTCTGCCCATGGTCACCCTGTATCCGCTGCTCGCCCAGCGTTATGGACAGGGCGAGACCGCGGCCACCGCCCTGGTGCTGGCCACCCTTCTCGCCTTCTTCACGCTCAATCTCGAATTGGCGTTGTTTGTGCGTCCGGCATGAGCCAAGACCTGGCCACTCTGCGAGGCCGGTTTCCCTCAGAAAACCCGGCCCCTGCTCTCGCTCTCTAACCCGGCCTCAGCGCCCCCCGCCCGCATCCTGGTGCAGTGTCCCGACGAGTTGTTCGAGCCTGCGGGTATCGGCGGTAAAGAGCCGGATCCCCTCGGCGAGCTTTTCGCTCGCCATGGCGTCCTCGTTCAAGGCCCAGCGGAAGGCCGGCTCATCGGGGGCGATCTTGGGCAGATCCAAGGTCATGGCCGCCTCGGGATCGAGCCGCCGTTGGACCTCGCCCTCGTTTGCCGCAAGCTCGGCCAAGAATTGCGGCGAGATGGTCAGGGCATCGCAGCCGGCAAGCGCCAGGATCTCGCCGACATTGCGAAAGCTCGCGCCCATCACCGTGGTGCGATAGCCGTGGCGCTTGTAGTACTGATAGATACACCTAACCGACTGCACCCCCGGGTCCTCGTCCGGGGGATAATCGACGCCGGGGTTGGCCTGCTTGTACCAATCGAGGATACGGCCCACGAAGGGCGAGATCAGGGTGACACCGGCATCGGCGCAGACGACTGCCTGGCTGAGGCTAAAGAGGAGCGTCATGTTACAATGGATCGCCTTGCGCTCTAGGCGTTCAGCGGCGCGGATCCCCTCCCAGGTCGAGGCGATCTTAAAGAGCACCCGCTCGCCCGGATCGATCCCCGCCTGCTGATAGAGTCCGACCAGGGTCTCGACGCGCTCGATGGTCGCCTCGGTATCGAACGACAAGCGGGCATCGATCTCGGTGGAGACGCGCCCGGGGATGACCCTAAGGATCTCGACCCCAAAATTGACCGCGAGTTTGTCCAGGGTCCAGCGCATCTGGGTCTCGGGATCGATAGCCTTGTCCTTGCCAAAGCGCAGCGCCTCCTCGACCAGGTGCCGATAGGCCGGCATCTGCGCGGCCTTATAGAGCAGCGAGGGGTTGGTGGTGGCGTCCTGGGGCCGGTATTCGGCGATCGACTGGATGTCACCGGTGTCGGCGACCACGATAGAGATCTGTTTGAGCGACTCAAGCTGGTTCATGGGTCTTGCTCCCTGAGCGTTTGAGTGATTTGTCTTATTGATCCGAAACCAATGAACTTATATTACGTGGCATCATGGAGCTTGGGATGCTGGAAGTAGCGCATGATGCGTTGGGGGGAATTGAGAAGGCGGCGCAGGTGGCTGACGGTCGCCTTCTTCAGATCGCCCTTGGCGCGGGAGGGCGCCTGCGCGGTGATGGTGGCCTTGAGCATCTCGTTGGGGTTCAGTGCTGGACTGTAGGGGGGGAGGGAGGAGGCCTCGATTTGATTGGCGCATGCAGCCAGCCACGCCTTGACCGACTTGGTGTGATGCACGCGCAGGTTGTCGAGGATGAGGAAGATCTTCTTGCCCCTGGCGTCCTTGACGAGCAGCTTCATGAAGTCGATCAGGATGTCGGCGTTCATCGCCCCCGCGAACGCCTTCCAAGGCACCTTGCCGCGGTTGGTCAGCGTCGAGATCACCGACAGGCCTTCGCGACGGTGCGTGATGCGAATCTCGGACGTCTTGATCGCCGGCGCATAAGAGCGCCCGCGCACCTCGTCCGAGCGCAGCCCCGTTTCATCGCCCCAGTGGATTTCGGCGCCCTCGGCCTTGGCGCGCCGGGCAATGTCCGGGTAGGTCTCCTCAAGCCACGTCTTGCCCGCCGGCGGGCTTTGCTCATAGGCGCGCCGAATCGGTTTCTGGGGCGTCAATCCCCAGCGCGCCATGTACTTGCCCTCCCCCTGCGGCCTGAGCTCGATGCCAAAACGGTCGAGGATCAACTGCCGCACCGCCTGCCGGCTCCACAGCGCAAACGGCAGCTTCAGCTGATCCGGTGTCCCGTCGCACATGAGCTTGCGTATCTGGGCGTCCTGCTCCGCCAACAGCGCCCGCTTCTCACCCACTTTGCGCCCACCCCCCTTGTCCTTGGGCCCCTTCGCGCGCCGCAAACGACAGCAATCTCATGTCTCGTCTTTCCATGCCCACGACATCTGGACAGCTCACTCAATTTCAAAAGCATGTGTTTTTTAATCAAGAAAGATAGGTACACCCAAACAGGATGGAATGGTCAGATTGCGAGCGTTTGACCGAGGCCCTGGTCTTTGCCGCTGCCAGGCATCGCGACCAGAGGCGTAAGGATGCCGACCGTTCGCCCTATATCAATCACCCGATTGCGCTGCTCCAGGTCCTGCTCGTCGAGGCCAGGATCCAAGGCCCCCCCGAGGTCCTGATCGCCGCCCTCCTCCATGACATCCTGGAGGACACGGCGACCCGCCCGGAGGAACTGGCCGAGCGCTTTGGGGCTGAGATCCGCGACCTGGTCCTAGAGCTCACCGACGACAAATCCCTGCCCAAGGCCGAGCGCAAGCGCCTGCAAATCGAGCGCGCAGCCGGCTTAAGCCCCAAGGCGCGCCTGATCGCCCTGGCCGATAAGATCTCTAACCTCAGGGACCTCGCCACCAGCCCGCCGCCGGACTGGGACCTTGAGCGCCGACGCGCCTATTTCGACTGGGCAGCCGCCGCTGTGGAACCCCTCCGCGGCACCCATGCTGAGCTTGAGCGGCTCTTTGACCTCGCCCTCTCCCGGCGCCCCTAGGGTCCTGGCGCGCCGGTCTCCCGCCTTCGCCCTTGGCAAAGCCGCAGGGTACGCATGGCGCGCCCTACTCGCGCAGGGGGTTCGGTTACAATGACCGGTCATTTGTCAACCAATCCTCGATGGAGTCTTTCATGGGTCATTTTGGATTTCCGCTTGAGGCCATCCTGATCTTTCTCGTGGTGGTCGCGGTGTCGATCTATCTCGATCTCTTTGCCCACCGGCGGGTCGAGGAGATCAGCATCGCTGACGCCACCAAATGGTCAGTGATCTGGGTGGTCTTGGCGCTCTCGTTCTATGTCTATCTCTGGCTGCGTTTCGACAAGAATTGGGCTGACCTTTATCTTGCCGGTTATGCACTCGAAAAGAGCCTATCAGTCGATAACCTGATGGTCTTTATGGCCATCTTCGCCTCCTTCGGCATCCGCTCGGGGCTGCAACATCGCATCCTCTACTGGGGGATCATCGGCGCCCTGGTCTTTCGCGCCATCTTCGTCCTCATCGGCACCAGCCTGTTTTATGCCAGCCCATGGGTCGGCTTTGCCTTTGCTGCATTGGTCGCCTGGAGCGCTGTGCAGATGCTCAAGAGCAGCGGCGAGGATGAGGAGATCGAGGAGTATTCCAACCACTGGAGCGTGCGCTTGACCGGCAAGATGATGCCCATCTACACTCGCTTGCACCTTGACCGGTTCTTCGTCAAACACGAAGAGCTCTTTGTCGGGCGCGAGGAGGCCGAGCGCGAAAAGACGGTCACCCGCATGGGCGCGATCTATGCCACGCCCGCCTTTTTGTGTCTGGCCACCATCGAGACCTCGGATCTCGCCTTTTCCTTTGATTCTGTCCCGGCAGTGATCGCCGTCACCCAAGAGCCGCTGTTGGTCTATGCGGCCATGATCTTTGCGGTCCTGGGTCTGCGCAGCCTGTATTTTGTGCTCGCCGCCCTGACGCGTTATCTCGTCCATCTCGATAAGGCGGTCATCGCCCTGTTGTTCTATATTGCGGCCAAGATGGCGCTTCAGTCATTTAATCACGCCATCTTCGATACGGGCATCCATATCTCGCCGACTAGCAGCCTGCTGGTGGTGCTCGGGATGCTGACCCTAGGCGTCATCGCTTCCTTCATCTTTCCAGAAAGGAATGAGAAGGCAGTGAAATAATGGGAAACTAACACCAGGCATGCTTGGCCTGGTGTTAGTTTATTATCAGGGAATCACTGAGATCAGGGGGCAACTCCATGATTATATAGAAGATTTTAATAATAGCGCTCATTGTAGCATTTACAGCAAATTATGCCGGTCACCATGTTAGCCAAGAACTATCCCATATTTATTAAGACAACTGAAGAATGGGAGAATTGCACCGACTGGTTCTATGAAGAACTAGCAGAACGCGGTAGACATGAAAGGGTGATGCAGCTGCCTACATAGGAGCTGGCGGCATGGGCGCATGGTATGAGGAACTCGAGATCTGCGGCTATCGTCCAGAGGAGGCAGATCTTACGGAAATTCAGAAGGAAATTATTCGGGAGCGCTGCAAATATAATCCAATATTCAATTTGGACAAGCTTTCGAATGCTGAGCGTAGCTACTTTAGAGGGTATTCTGAAGATGCAGAAAAAAAGATTTTTGGATCGCATAAAACCTATGTGTATTCAAATATATAATTAGCAGCGCCTGAGCGAAAAAAAAGAAGAGATCGAAGCTCAGCGTCGCGAGGCAGCAGAAAAAGAAAAGAAACTAAAAGAAAAACAAAGACAACTCAAAAAAAGGATTTCTGATCTCAAATTTCTTTAAATCTTCGAATATTTCGGTGACTGCTATCATCGAAACCAATACCCGGCGCCGCATCAAATGCGCAATTTATGATTCATTAGGTGAACCCTTTGCAGTCAGTCAAGCGATTGTTACCCCGCCTATTGACGATATAATCATTATCACTTCAACACCGTCTCTTGCACAAAGCATCCGCTGCTGGATGCCAGTAGCAAAGATATCTATACGAGGATGTGAAAAATGCTCGATGTTGACAAATACCAGTCCCTGGGCAACTCGGCCCTTGGCGTTGAACTCACCCCAGAGGAGTGCCAGGTCCTGGCCGCGCGCATGGGGGTGATCCAGCTACAGGTAGGCGAGACCCTAGTCGAGGAAAACGAAGGCCGGCGTACCCTGTTTGTCTTGGCCCAGGGACGGCTATGCGTGTGCAAACGGGTGGGCGAGCGCGAGGAGACCGTCTATCAGATGCGCCCCGGTGAATGCGCCGGCACCCGCGCCTTTATCGATGGCACCCCCCGCCGCGCCGCCCTGCGCGCCGAGGAGCCAGTGGTGGTCTTGACCTTGGAGCCTGAGGACTTCGATGAGCTGGTCGAGACCCATCCGCGGCTGGTCTTTAAGGTGATGCGCGCCATCTTTCGCATCACCCACAGCAATCTAATGCGTATGAACCTCGAGAGCGCCGAGATGCGCAACTATCTGCTCAAGACCGGCGGGCGGTATTGATCCCCTAGGTTCAGGGCGAGTTGAAGTGCCGATGAATCTATTCGAGATCCTGGCCGCCTTGCTCGGCCTCACTGCGGTCCTGGGTTGGCTGAACCATTGCTTCATCCGGTTGCCGAATACGATCCGTCTGCCGACGTCTGCCCTCATCCTGTCGCTTATGCTGACAGCGCTCTCCGAAGACAACATCTTCACCCAAGATCTGATTCGCCTCTTGGATGATGTCCACTGCGAGGAGACCCTGCTGCACGGCAGCTGAGCTTTCTGCTCTTTGCCGGTGCGCTGCATGTCGATCTGGAGGCGATCTCTCGCTATAAAGGGGTGATCGTCGTCCTCGCCACCGTCAGTGTCATCGGCACCATGCTGCTCAGCGGTTTGGGCGCCTGGCTGCTCTTTTGGCTGCTCGGGCTGCATATACCTCTGATCTATTGCCTGCTCTTCGGCGCCCTAATCGCACCGACCGACCCTATCGCCGTGCTCGGTATCCTCAAAGAGGCCGGGGCCCCCGAGGCTTTGAGGATCAAGATCACGGGTGATTCCTTGTTTAACGACGGGGTCGCAGTGGAGTTGTTCTTGTCCCTGACTGGGATTGCTACCGGCGCACACCAAATCGAACCGCTGAAGCTGCTCTGGCTATTCGGCTATTAGGCCGGCTATTAGGCCATCGGCGGATTGGCGATTGGACTCACTGGCGGCAGGCTGGTGTTGGCCATGCTGCGACGGGTCGATGCCTATCAGGTCGAGGTCCTGTTGACCTTAGCGTTGGCCACCAGCGCCTACGCGCTCGCTGAGCATCTCCATGTCTCGGCCCAAATTGCCACCGTAGTCGCCGGCCTGATGATCGGGCATCATGGGCGAAGGATAGGAAATCCAGCTGTCTATGCCGCAGTGTTTTCCCCAGCCGAGAGGGGTCGGTCAAGGCTGGATTTGAGCCTCCTCCGACCACGGGAGGATGACCGGGACGCCAAAATCGGTCAGTAGGGATGCGGCGAAGGCGGTTTTTGCGGTGAGAGGAGGCAGGGACGGGAGCGAATTTGCGACAAACGGCAACGGCTGGTCCGGCAACCCGTCTACGGGCCGCCACCAGGACACCCGTTGGTCGTACTCGTACTCCGGCTCCGTCTAGGCGAGGGGATCGCCCCGGAGGCACTCCTCAGCGTCGATGGTGTCCTCTCCGGAGTCTTCGTACCACTCGGGCGGAGGCGATGCTGGGCGGGGTGGCGTGCTCGCCGATGTGCTCCAGGATGGCTCGCACGTCCACCGCCTCGGTGATGAAGGCGATGAGCCGCATCTCGGGCCCGCACCTTGGGCAGGTCAAAGGGAACGCTTCGTCGATGCGGGCCAGCAGCATGGCCCAGAGGTACCGGGCGTCGAGCTCCTCCAGCCGGTCGAAGGCATTGCGGTGGGCGGGCGCAGTAGCGCAGCAGGCGCTCTAGTCCGGGCCGGTCGTGGGCCTCGATGCGCAGGCGCAGGCTGGCGTCGAGGGAGAACCCGCCGCCGTGGTCCCACTCCTCTATCTCCTCTTGATCCGCCTTTTCCAGCCATCCCCGCCGCACGAACGCCCGCAAGATGCGACGGCGGACTTGGGTCTGCACCGCCGCGGCGTCGTCCGCGTCCAGTTCCTCCACATAGATGAACCGTGCGCCCTGCTCCGGATCTGGCTCGAAAACACCGTCGATCACGATGACGTGAAAAATCCGCCGGGAGCGGATTTTCGCGCAAGCCCCCAGGGAGGGGCGAATCCCAGGGATGGGATGAGCAAAGTGGGTGTGCTCGTTCAGCGAGGAGCCGAATCGGTGGCTGAAGGCCACCGCGCCGGTTCGCGCCTTAGGACCAGCCCCAGGGCTGCGCGCGCGCAGGTGTTGCTCGACGGCGTCGAGGAAGATGCGCCAGGCGCTGTTGAGGGCTTCGCGGTCGTGCTGGAGGTGATAGCGCAGCCGCTTGGGCACGGATAGCACCCACTGGCGCACCGGCAGGCGGGGCAGGACATGATCGGCCAGATGCGCAGCGGTCTCCGCCATCCTGCGGGTGTTGCAGGAGGGACAGATGCCGCGGCCCTTGCAGGAGAAGGCGATGAGGAAGTCATGGCCGTAGTCGTCGCAGCGGGCGCGGGCGAAGCCATAAGCATCGTCTTGGCTGCCCGCGCCCTGAGCATCTGGCGGCCGATCCGCTGGCTGCCCTGGCGCAATGCATTTGGCCCTGGGACCTTTACCCTGATGACCTGGGCTGGACTGCGCGGCGGGATCTCGATCGCCTTGGCCCTCTCGCTCCCGGAAGGTGAAACACGCGAGCTCCTGGTCAGCGTCACCTATATCGTCGCAGTCTTTTCGGTCCTGGTCCAGGGGCTGACGCTCGGTCCTCTGGTACGTTTGCTCGCGAAACCTTGAAGTTGACCGACAGAGGACCTGCCAAGTCGTAAAGAGGCCTTTTTAGAGGACGAGCGCCGCGGCGAGGCCCGCGGGCGATCTTTGACCTGATCTTAGCAGATGAAGCGCTGTAGGGTGCGCGTTGTGCACTCTACAACGACAACGCATAGGTTCTTGATTCTGCTCAGTGACCAAGCAAACGCTGAGCGATCTGCGTAATCCGCTGGCGATCCACCTTGCCCGAATCGAGCCGCGGCAGGCCTTCCAACCGTATGAAGGCGCGCGGGCGCTCTGGCCCCGCAAGCTCTCGTTCGCACCAGCGGGCAAGGCCCTCTTCATCCAGGGCACCGCTATAGACGCCGATCAAGCGTGCCCCCCAGACAGGGTCGGGGAGAGCAACGACCTCGGCCTCGATCACGCCCGAGGCTGCGGCAAGCCTGTGGGTGACCTTGCGCAGCGAGACATTGGTCCCACCGATCGCACAGACATCATCGGCACGTCCAAAGAGGTGCAGCCAACCAGCCGGCTCCAAGCAGCCAAGATCGGCAATCTTCAGCCAACCCCGATCGAGTCCCACCCCCGGCTGACGCTTCGGATTGGCATAACCGAGCATGAGGCTGGGGGTGCGGAGGGCGATCGGCGCTGCTTTTGGACAGGCGGGGGCCATGAGCTCGACCCCAGGCAGGGGGAGGAAACGATCGGGGTCGGCAGGTTCGGCGAGTGCGATCAGTGCACAGGTCTCGGTCAGCCCGTAGCTCACCTGGATAGGCCAGCCGGCAGCGGATGCGCGCTGGGCAAGCTCGGGGCTCAATGCCTGACCGCCGACGAGCGCGCATCTGAGGCTAGCCGCAGGGTTTGCGCCCAATTCAAGCAGACGGGCAAGCATCGGCGGGACAAGCGAGAGATGGGTGACTTGGTGTCTGACAAGATCCGCAGCCACCGCCTCGGCGTCAAATCCATCATGTAGGACCAGGCGGGCTCCGGAGACAGCGGCGCGATAGACGATCGCCGCACCGGCGATATGGCTCAAACGCAGACAACAGAGCCAGGTGGTGCCATCATCCGCCTCCAGGGCAGCATTGCTCAAGCGTGCCGCAGCGATCACCCCCGAAGGCCCGTGCATCGCGATCTTGGGCTGGCCGCCTGATCCGCTGGTGCGGATCAAGAGGGCAACCGGCGTGCTGGGGTATGGGGAGCTACTGTGCGCCTGGGGGCCGAGCGGCATCGGACGCTGAGCGTGTGCCTCCCAGGACCACTCGGCCCCTGTCATCTCAGTGAGCACCTGCCGCTCTGCTTCGGTGAGATCCGCACGATATGGAAAGATACCAGCACCGATCCGGTTGAGCGCCAAGGCGAGGATGGCTAGATCACAGGCGGGGCGATCGGGCACCAGCACGACCTGCCCCTCCCTCACCCCTTGGGCCCGAAGCTCGGCGGCGCGCGCCTTGAGCAGATCACTCAATGACTCGCCGGTCAGGGTCTCTTCGCCGGCGATGAGACTGAAGCTGAGGGCAGGCAACTGCATCTGAATATCTTGACGGCTGCGCCTGGAGGTTGACGAACTCAACCTTGTCGAAAGGGCGCCATGGATCATGCGCACGGGTAGCCCGTGGCGCGATCTGCCTGAGGAACTGGGCCATTGACGCTGGGTCCATGTAACCTTCTCACGCTGATGGGACAAGGGCATTTGGGCAAGGATGGCCAAGGCGTTACATCATGATGCCGACCTGGAATAGCCATTCATCGATTCCACCATGGTGCGCCCCCATCCATATGCTGCTGGCGCCCCAAAAAAGCGAGGCAACAATCATCCGGGACATAACAAATAGGCCCTACAGCCCAAAACTCAATCCTAACGAGCGGCGCAATGACGGCCTCAAGCATAGAGAACAAGGCCGGCAGCTGGGCGGGCTCAGTGAGCTGTCACCTAATCCCCGGCAATAGCGCTCGATAATGGCCTGGTGATAGGCGATCTTGTTTTCCCGATAGACCCGTTCTTCGCGCGTGCGCTGGCTGGACTTGAGCTGCCGCTGCCATCTGGCGGCCTCGGCGCGATGATGCGCGCACCTGACCGGATCGGCTTGGACGGCGGCATTTCCTTGGGCCTTTAACCGCGCGGCCTGTCTTTGGCGGGCCTCTGCTTGGGCACGCTCCTTGGCCTGGCGCTCGGCACGCATCCGTTCGGCCTGGGAGGTGACTGAATAGTCCTGGGAAGTCGGTGACTGGGCTGTGGGCTTGCTGGTCTCGATAGAGGTGGCGCTCGCCTGATCGGGACAGGCACCTTGCTGATAACTGATGCGACCGTCGGGCATTTGACAGCGATAGATGGCCTGGGCCCAGAGGGGTTGCTGGTAAAGCAAGGCCACGTCTAGCGCTGATGCCAATCTCCACAGGGCATGCACGGGAAGTCCTCCTTTTCAGAGCGTCCGGGCCTCAACCTTTGATGCGCAATGCGCTCGCTACTCCGGCGATTGGCGCCCCTGGCTTTTCTCAGCCAAGGCGCGCACCCCATCCTCTAAGACATCCCCCGACAGCGGAGGCGGCGTCTATCGACCGCCTCGGCCAGTTCATCCAAGAGGGGTTCGGTGTCCTCCCAGCCGAGACAGGGGTCGGTGATACTCTGACCGAAGGTCAGTTCATCGCGCGGGCTTGGGTTCTGGCAGCCGGCGACCAGGTTGCTTTCGATCATCGCGCCCATGATCCGCCGATCGCCGCGCGCGATCTGACCGCAGACGTCCTGGCAGATCAGGATCTGTTTTTCGGGGCGCTTGCCGCTGTTGGCGTGGCTGAAGTCGATCATGATCTTGGGGATGAGACCGGAGGCGGCGATCTGCTCGGCGGCGATGTTGACGCTCTCGGTGTCATAGTTTGGACGCTGACCGCCGCGCAGGATGATGTGGGTATCGACGTTTCCCGTAGTGCTGAAGATCGCCGATTGCCCTTCCTTGGTCACCGACATAAAGACATGCGGGCGCGCCGCAGCATGGATGGCATCGATCGCCACCTTGATGTCGCCATTGGTGGCGTTTTTAAAACCGATCGGACAGGAGAGACCCGAGGCGAGCTCGCGGTGTCCCTGGCTTTCGGTGGTGCGCGCGCCGATCGCCCCCCAACTGATCAGATCGGCGATATATTGCGGGCTGATGAGATCCAAAAACTCGGTACCCGCCGGCACGCCCATGTTATTGAGATCAAGCAACAACTTGCGGGCGATCGCCAGCCCCTTGTTGATCTCGAAGCTCCCGTCGAGGTTTGGATCATTGATCAAGCCCTTCCAGCCGATGGTGGTGCGCGGTTTTTCAAAATAGACCCGCATCACGATCAAGAGATGCTCGGCGAGACGCTCGCGCACGGCCTTGAGCCTGCTTGCATAGGCGAGCGCCGCCTCGGGGTCATGCACCGAGCAGGGACCGACGACGACCAGGAGGCGATCCTCGCGCCCATGGAGGATCCGTTGGATCGCCTGACGGGTGTGATAGACCGTATCGGTAGCGGTCTCGGTGATGGCATATTCATCGATCAGTTCGCGCGGCGGGCGTACACGGGTGATATCACGGATACGCAGGTCGTCGGTCCGGTGCATATTCAATCGCATCAGGGGTGGTCAAGAGATGAGTATAAAACGGTAGGGCAGTGTCTTTAATCCCCAATGCACCTCTCACTTGGATAACTGCTGGGATAGATTCGAAGCCTTGTAGAGGGAAACACTGATTCATATGCAGCCACGCATCCGCTGTCTTCGCCTCTCATTGATTTTTCTGGATTCCAGCCTTCGCCGAAATGACGATATGGGACTTTTTCAGCGTTTCCATGGAGGTATCTCGATCTTTGAGGATCGCTGCTTGATTGCGCTTTGGTCCTTCCAGCACAGGCCGGGCGCCGGTCAAAATACACTGGACACCGGCGTTGGCCGGTGTGACGAATGCATCAGCGGTGCCTCAAGGCC
It encodes the following:
- a CDS encoding IS630 family transposase — protein: MGEKRALLAEQDAQIRKLMCDGTPDQLKLPFALWSRQAVRQLILDRFGIELRPQGEGKYMARWGLTPQKPIRRAYEQSPPAGKTWLEETYPDIARRAKAEGAEIHWGDETGLRSDEVRGRSYAPAIKTSEIRITHRREGLSVISTLTNRGKVPWKAFAGAMNADILIDFMKLLVKDARGKKIFLILDNLRVHHTKSVKAWLAACANQIEASSLPPYSPALNPNEMLKATITAQAPSRAKGDLKKATVSHLRRLLNSPQRIMRYFQHPKLHDAT
- a CDS encoding cation:proton antiporter; protein product: MAVVVAAGAGEAISIVLAARALSIWRPIRWLPWRNAFGPGTFTLMTWAGLRGGISIALALSLPEGETRELLVSVTYIVAVFSVLVQGLTLGPLVRLLAKP
- a CDS encoding AEC family transporter, which gives rise to MYAILSVTAPIFILIALAFVAVHARWIPREGALALGRYALLFALPALLFNTLSKRPLAELVVMDFLTVYAGTSLLVYGLGILIASLIRRSAPAANAFYGLGVSMSNSSYIGYPLVAQLLGEPALVAVVMAILTEVLLILPITLILAEFAQARAQGGPWRTLGKVLWTVGMNPIVLAIGAGILFAAFDWRLPIALGRTLDMLAGSAAVVALFAIGGGLASQRVQGSVGPALAVAAGKLIGHPLVALGMLSLVPQLDPVLRQAALILAGLPMVTLYPLLAQRYGQGETAATALVLATLLAFFTLNLELALFVRPA
- the tal gene encoding transaldolase, whose amino-acid sequence is MNQLESLKQISIVVADTGDIQSIAEYRPQDATTNPSLLYKAAQMPAYRHLVEEALRFGKDKAIDPETQMRWTLDKLAVNFGVEILRVIPGRVSTEIDARLSFDTEATIERVETLVGLYQQAGIDPGERVLFKIASTWEGIRAAERLERKAIHCNMTLLFSLSQAVVCADAGVTLISPFVGRILDWYKQANPGVDYPPDEDPGVQSVRCIYQYYKRHGYRTTVMGASFRNVGEILALAGCDALTISPQFLAELAANEGEVQRRLDPEAAMTLDLPKIAPDEPAFRWALNEDAMASEKLAEGIRLFTADTRRLEQLVGTLHQDAGGGR
- a CDS encoding HD domain-containing protein, with the translated sequence MEWSDCERLTEALVFAAARHRDQRRKDADRSPYINHPIALLQVLLVEARIQGPPEVLIAALLHDILEDTATRPEELAERFGAEIRDLVLELTDDKSLPKAERKRLQIERAAGLSPKARLIALADKISNLRDLATSPPPDWDLERRRAYFDWAAAAVEPLRGTHAELERLFDLALSRRP
- a CDS encoding 3-deoxy-7-phosphoheptulonate synthase gives rise to the protein MHRTDDLRIRDITRVRPPRELIDEYAITETATDTVYHTRQAIQRILHGREDRLLVVVGPCSVHDPEAALAYASRLKAVRERLAEHLLIVMRVYFEKPRTTIGWKGLINDPNLDGSFEINKGLAIARKLLLDLNNMGVPAGTEFLDLISPQYIADLISWGAIGARTTESQGHRELASGLSCPIGFKNATNGDIKVAIDAIHAAARPHVFMSVTKEGQSAIFSTTGNVDTHIILRGGQRPNYDTESVNIAAEQIAASGLIPKIMIDFSHANSGKRPEKQILICQDVCGQIARGDRRIMGAMIESNLVAGCQNPSPRDELTFGQSITDPCLGWEDTEPLLDELAEAVDRRRLRCRGMS
- a CDS encoding Crp/Fnr family transcriptional regulator — encoded protein: MLDVDKYQSLGNSALGVELTPEECQVLAARMGVIQLQVGETLVEENEGRRTLFVLAQGRLCVCKRVGEREETVYQMRPGECAGTRAFIDGTPRRAALRAEEPVVVLTLEPEDFDELVETHPRLVFKVMRAIFRITHSNLMRMNLESAEMRNYLLKTGGRY
- a CDS encoding class I adenylate-forming enzyme family protein, with protein sequence MQLPALSFSLIAGEETLTGESLSDLLKARAAELRAQGVREGQVVLVPDRPACDLAILALALNRIGAGIFPYRADLTEAERQVLTEMTGAEWSWEAHAQRPMPLGPQAHSSSPYPSTPVALLIRTSGSGGQPKIAMHGPSGVIAAARLSNAALEADDGTTWLCCLRLSHIAGAAIVYRAAVSGARLVLHDGFDAEAVAADLVRHQVTHLSLVPPMLARLLELGANPAASLRCALVGGQALSPELAQRASAAGWPIQVSYGLTETCALIALAEPADPDRFLPLPGVELMAPACPKAAPIALRTPSLMLGYANPKRQPGVGLDRGWLKIADLGCLEPAGWLHLFGRADDVCAIGGTNVSLRKVTHRLAAASGVIEAEVVALPDPVWGARLIGVYSGALDEEGLARWCERELAGPERPRAFIRLEGLPRLDSGKVDRQRITQIAQRLLGH
- a CDS encoding TerC/Alx family metal homeostasis membrane protein; translated protein: MGHFGFPLEAILIFLVVVAVSIYLDLFAHRRVEEISIADATKWSVIWVVLALSFYVYLWLRFDKNWADLYLAGYALEKSLSVDNLMVFMAIFASFGIRSGLQHRILYWGIIGALVFRAIFVLIGTSLFYASPWVGFAFAALVAWSAVQMLKSSGEDEEIEEYSNHWSVRLTGKMMPIYTRLHLDRFFVKHEELFVGREEAEREKTVTRMGAIYATPAFLCLATIETSDLAFSFDSVPAVIAVTQEPLLVYAAMIFAVLGLRSLYFVLAALTRYLVHLDKAVIALLFYIAAKMALQSFNHAIFDTGIHISPTSSLLVVLGMLTLGVIASFIFPERNEKAVK
- a CDS encoding DUF4124 domain-containing protein; translated protein: MALLYQQPLWAQAIYRCQMPDGRISYQQGACPDQASATSIETSKPTAQSPTSQDYSVTSQAERMRAERQAKERAQAEARQRQAARLKAQGNAAVQADPVRCAHHRAEAARWQRQLKSSQRTREERVYRENKIAYHQAIIERYCRGLGDSSLSPPSCRPCSLCLRPSLRRSLGLSFGL